Proteins found in one Canis aureus isolate CA01 chromosome 19, VMU_Caureus_v.1.0, whole genome shotgun sequence genomic segment:
- the CCR9 gene encoding C-C chemokine receptor type 9: protein MVPTEFTNLISNISDDYSYHSTSPVDDYMNFPDLFCQKGHVRQFASHFLPPLYWLVFIVGTLGNSLVILVYCYCTRVKTMTDMFLLNLAIADLLFLFTLPFWAIAAADQWKFQTPLCKVVNSMYKMNFYSCVLLIMCISVDRYIAIAQATKAQTWRQKRLVYSKMVCFTVWVVAATLCIPELLYSQLKEESDITICTMVYPSDQNSKVKSVVLTLKVILGFFLPFVVMACCYTIIIYTLLQARKSSKHKALKVTITVLTVFVLSQFPYNCILLVQTIDAYTVFLSNCAISTNVDICFQVTQTIAFFHSCLNPVLYVFVGERFRRDLVKTLKSLGCISQEQWVSFTRREGSVKLSSMLLETTSGALSY, encoded by the coding sequence TCCCTGATTTATTCTGTCAGAAAGGCCACGTCCGGCAGTTCGCGAGCCACTTCCTCCCACCCTTGTACTGGCTTGTGTTCATCGTGGGCACCTTGGGCAACAGTCTGGTCATCCTCGTCTACTGCTACTGCACCAGAGTCAAGACCATGACTGACATGTTCCTTTTGAATTTGGCAATTGCcgaccttctttttctcttcacgCTTCCCTTCTGGGCCATCGCTGCCGCCGACCAGTGGAAGTTCCAGACCCCCCTGTGCAAAGTGGTCAACAGTATGTACAAGATGAATTTCTACAGCTGTGTGCTGCTGATCATGTGCATCAGTGTGGACAGGTACATTGCCATTGCTCAGGCCACGAAAGCACAGACCTGGAGGCAGAAGAGACTTGTGTACAGCAAAATGGTTTGCTTCACTGTCTGGGTGGTGGCAGCCACACTCTGCATCCCGGAACTCCTGTACAGTCAACTCAAGGAGGAATCTGACATCACCATCTGCACCATGGTTTACCCTAGTGACCAGAACAGCAAAGTCAAGTCGGTTGTCCTGACCCTGAAGGTCATCCTGGGCTTCTTCCTCCCTTTTGTGGTCATGGCTTGCTGCTACACCATCATCATTTACACTCTGTTGCAAGCCAGGAAGTCATCCAAGCACAAGGCCCTGAAGGTGACCATCACTGTCCTTACCGTCTTTGTCCTATCTCAGTTCCCCTACAACTGCATTCTGTTGGTGCAGACCATCGATGCCTACACTGTGTTCCTCTCCAACTGTGCCATTTCCACCAACGTTGACATCTGCTTCCAGGTCACTCAAACCATCGCCTTCTTCCACAGTTGTCTGAACCCCGTTCTCTATGTCTTTGTGGGTGAGAGATTCCGCCGGGATCTCGTGAAGACCCTGAAGAGCTTGGGTTGCATCAGCCAGGAGCAGTGGGTCTCATTCACAAGGAGAGAGGGGAGCGTGAAGCTGTCATCTATGTTGCTGGAGACAACCTCGGGAGCTCTCTCCTACTGA